The nucleotide sequence TATGAGAAGCAGTTTGCAACCCTAAGATCCTTTGAGGAAGTGGACTCATTGAATACACCTAATGTAGTTGATGAAGCTCTGGACCTTGAAGAGCAAAGGCAGAGTGAATTTGCCATGAAGATCTCCAACTATGCAAACATTGCGCTCTTGGCACTGAaggtgattgattgattgattgactgATTTCTTGGAGCCTTagaaatgaaagaaaaacaagagaTTTTAGCATGCTAGTTAGTGAGTGTGTAATTAATTTATCGGTTTTTCGATATCCGAGGATATGTTTCACAAAATGGCACACTAAAGTGAATTTTCGACTGCAGATTTATGCTACCATACGAAGCGGATCCATAGCTATTGCTGCTTCGACACTTGATTCATTGCTAGATCTTATGGCGGGCGGCATTCTCTGGTTTACTCATCTTTCCAtgaaaaacataaacatatacaaGTACCCGATCGGCAAGTTGCGCGTTCAACCGGTCGGCATCATCGTATTTGCTGCTATCATGGCCACTTTAGGTACATGTTTCATTTGAAATCTGGATTCTCTTCATATCTGAAATTTTGCTTAGAAGCTCTAATTTGAGTGCTGCCTTTTGAATCCATGACATTCATGTGGAATTTGCTTTGCAAAGGTCTAATTCAACTCCTACTTGCTACACCATGAAAGTAGGCTATCGATACGGTGTGGTTCATAACATGATCAGGATTTCTGGATGTATTATTATGCATCAGAAATCAGAGCAAGTTGTGGAGGACTACTGCCTCTTGTTGCTACTTAGACTTGAAATCTTGACTAAAGTAGCAAGACAACTTAGGAAGCATTTGTCAGCACAGTCCTATCACATGCTTAGATCTTTTGTTTTGGCACTGTGATAGGCAAATACCATGGCTGGTGTTAGGAATTATCAGCATGCCCATAGGATATGAAGAagctgaagacataaagtgaactgTGGAAACTATGACACAGAAAATGAGACTTGGTGGTAAAGACCTATTGACTTGTCATTGTCTGGATATAGAAAAACTCATGTGATCCAAACATGTCATGGTCTGTGTAGAATGATCAGATGTTCTATTTTATACAAAATGTTTGAGAGGATGATTGTAGTACTTGCTACATCTATTTGTCGGTATGTAATATCACCACCTATGCCATGTTCTATTAGGATTTCAAGTTTTTGTTCAAGCTCTGGAACGCCTGATTGAGAACAAGCCTGCGGACAAGATGACCTCGGCTCAACTGGTGTGGCTGTATTCGATCATGCTGACCGCCACTTTTGTAAAACTAGCTCTGTGGCTTTACTGCAGGACCTCCGGAAACAAGATCGTCCGTGCCTATGCTAAGGTCCTAATACTACTAATTTTTCCTCTTTGATTGATGGTTTGTAtgtagttttttttctttttttttaagacaTTGAGTATTAATCATGTCGATATCAAAGGCTTGTTATCGATATCCAGGACCATTACTTTGATGTTGTGACCAATGTTCTTGGCCTGGCTGCTGCTATTCTTGGCGATAAGTTCTACTGGTGGATCGATCCTGCTGGGGCTATTATTCTCGCGATCTATACGATTACAAATTGGTCTGGAACCGTATGGGAGAACGCAGGTCTGATGAGCCATCCGTTTAGCAGCAGCATCTTTTTTGACTAACATATATACTGTTTCTTCTTCTCTAATTGAATTATTCTTGATTGCAGTCTCACTGGTTGGTCAGTCAGCTCCACCTGAGATGCTCCAGAAATTAACTTACCTTGTGATAAGGCATCATCCTCGGATTAAACGTGTCGATACCGTCCGAGCATATACGTTTGGGGTCCTTTACTTTGTGGAGGTGATTTGGTGGTGTGATCTTTCTCGTTCTCGTCCTGAAGTAGATAGAAGATGGAACTATTACTCCTCTGTTGAGTTAAATGTGTGGCTCTGTCCACCTGCAGGTTGACATCGAACTCCCAGAAGATTTACCTCTGAAAGAAGCCCATGCGATCGGAGAATCGCTGCAGATAAAGATCGAGGAACTACCAGAGGTCGAACGTGCATTTGTGCATCTCGACTTCGAATGCGACCACAAGCCGGAGCACTCCATACTCGTCAAGCTGCCCAACTCCCAAGCTTGAGCCGCATGCATGATCTTTGTTTACGGTCATCTGCTAGGTTCATGTATATGAAACATGAGTTCCTGAAGGCtttcttttggataaagttaCCCTTGGATGATGGTTCTTGATCTGTCTCTTTTGGTGGATTTGGTCCTCCACCACCAGTTTGGCTTGAGTATGAGAAGTATATTCATGGAGAATCTTTGATGGTTGTGATGATTTGTTTGGATGGTGAACATTTAATTGCTGGGGTGATGTGTATTCTTTTGGAAGGTGGAGGATTATCTGCACACACTTAGTGAGAGGATTTTGTTTGATCTCTGAAAATTCAGGTtaaaaccaaaacaaaaaaaagtgaTTGGGGAAAAGTCAGATTACATCAAAAGAACTATTTGATACCAAAAACATGTTACACTGCCAAAATCCAGTTGTTTACCAGTTCTTATTTCACCAAAAGAAGGGGGAAAAACTCATTTGTCCTGTTACTAACAGTAGAAATGCTTTTGGGATCTGAGATAGAAAATGGGATTGTCAACTGAAGTTGTCAGCCAGCAACTCTAAATTGTCTGTGCCCGGGTGTTCTAGCAACCTCACCATGACCTGCCCTCCTAAGAATTATGCATAGACTGCAAAACGATaagggaaaaataataataaataaacagCAGTATCAGTTAAAACTGACTGAAGTTGATTTCGACAACCATGGCAAGATATTACAACAAATGCCAAGCAGGATCCTAAAATGCATGAATATGCTAAAGAAATTTCAAAGAAAAACTCAAATTGTTGCATAAAAGCAGTCCAGTGTGTGCATTTGGAAAGATGTGAATGCGCAACAGTCCTTAGCTCTAAACACTCTTCGAGTAAGCAAGAACTAAACTAATACCCACGCAACTAGTCCGAGAATATATGATGCTTGAGCAAAGTTGCATCTATGGGCAAGAAAGTGTTTTGTAACTTATAAAAGAAATGCACTTTATAACACTTATAAAAGAAAGGGAACAATGGCAATTTGTACAAGGCCATGGACAGAGGTGCAACACCTCCAACTGCTGTCTTGTAGAATGAACTGTTTTTGCTTAAACCAGGGGTGACGGGGGTGTATTGAGGCATTAAAGAAGGCAATGTCACCTTGGTTGGTTCTGGCATTTCCAAGCATTTATCATTCTTGAAGATAGTTACTGATGAGGGtaattgatgaggataataaaTGGTGATAAGACCTGGCCTGACGTCAGCTGTTCCAGACGACGCCTCAGCCTCTACCGACCCGGCGGAACCTGGTCAAATGAGGCAGAACGcaaaccgaggcccattaacgatctGCACAGACTTGGTCCTTCACGCCACGTCGACGCTACCGGCTCCCTGCAAGCAGGCACATCAGATACAGTAAACTACCCTATAAAAACCCCGCTCCCGAGAGGGACGGGggacagacaaaaaaaaaagaacataccaCTTcgcatcactaacttgatcgtcggaggggtcgggccgagcttccgacccgacctgcgtGCAGGTGAGAAGACGAGGTTAGCGACCCCAGGAAGCAGAGCAAGGGAGGCCTTCTCTACGGAACACCTCGACAAACCCTGACGCGGCCCGAACTGCGCCGCCGGCAACTTCAATAACGACGAGatcccccgccattcggacccgacacgagccgcgtcagccccgaggccacgacttaaagttgtttacagttACAGAAGCTTCTGACACTGCGATTGGCAACATCCTGATCGATATCTTTAATAGCCCATCCACAAAGGAGAGTTGCTATTAGTGATGGCGGTTTTATTGAGGCGGCAGCTCTCTACTCGAGCGATGATAATCGGGATCAACCATCAACCACTCAGTTTGGGGTTACAAtaaaaagggagttcaaacatatCAATTAGTTATCCTTCAGCTGGCCAAACCTTGAAAGAAGAAACACAATCAACCAACGAGGTCATGGCTATCTGGGCCATTCGAATCATGTTTCAACTAATCAACTCAAACAGTTCTATGAGGCAGATAACCATATCAAATAGTTATCCTTCGGCTGACCAAACCTTGAAAGAATAAACACAATCAACCAAAGAGGTCATGGTTACCTGGGCCATTCGAATCATGTTTCAACTAATCAACTCAAACAATTCTATGAGGCAGATAACCATATCAAATCGTTTTCCTTCAGCTGGCCAAACCTTGAAAGAAGAAACTCAATCGACCAAAGAGGTCATGGTTACCTGGGCCATTCGAATCATGTTTCAACTAATCAACTCAAACAGTTCTATGAGGCAGATAACCATATCAAATAGTTATCCTTCAGCTGACCAAACCTTGAAAGAAGAAACACAATCAACCAATGAGGTCATGGTTACATGGGCCATTCGGATCATGTTTCAACTAATCAACTCAAACAATTCTATGAGGCAGATAACCATATCAAATAGTTTTCCTTCATCTGACCAAACCTTGAAAGAAGAAACACAATCAACCAAAGAGGTCATGGTTACGTGGACCATTCGGATCATGTTTCAACTAATCAACTCAAACAATGCTATTTGGCAGATAACAAGTCAGAGAAACAAGTCTTCAATAACATAGCTGCACTAAGGATGGCATTAAGCCATTAACTTTTGTATCAATGTTCATGATTCTATGACGCATGTCCCAAATGAAATTCACATGGTCTATTTTACCAACAGTACATTTTAGTTCGAGTAAATTGCAAGCAAGAACTATAGTTTGTCTGTCAACAAGAGCATCAAACGCAGTAGGGTAATTATACTGGAAAAGTGTCTTGAGCCAATAATGAGCCTCATAGATAAGAATAAAAATGATTTAGGTAACACAGTTggcaaaaaaagattaaaaaaaaaaacaggagCTCTTTTTGGAAGTGCATATGCTTCATAGGCCACAAGTGAAGTCGATGGCAGGAGAGGATCATGGAAACCAATGTCATTATATAGTTTGGAACTTCAGGTCTTCTATTGGGTAATAATTCCAAGTAAAGAAGGATCCTCATCTAGAAGCCATGGAATAAAACAAAGGTGCTTATTGTAGAACAACAGGACAAGAACAGAGATGGTTGACATGCATGTCATCAAAGAAACAGAGCCTCTAGAGACATTGCTTCGAGTTTAGGAAATCCATGCCCAAGAGGTACCTGAATATTGTACTATTTCGATACAAACATACTAAATGGCATTCTGTTAATTGTTTCAGGCTCTCCAAATAAGTTAATTGGTGTAGTCTTCCCTAATACTGATGTTCTATTATACCTCAAATCCTCAGTCATAATCTCACATCATTGGGCTTCATACATAACAAGTCATGACAAATGTATCAAAATCACAGATACAAAGACACAAGAAAAGATTTCATTTTTTTGGAGATTAGCGTGAAAGGATTTCAGCAAAGAGCAATCAATTTTCAAGATAATACTCAATTACGTAATACCGAGATCTACATCAAGCAAGGACAATCAAATTTCAAGAAAACCAAGGGAAAGAAGCAATTTCACCAATTTTGATGCATCGGGGGTTCAGGATCCGCACCTCTATCGCATTGGATCAAGCGATCAGCTGGTCTTGGGATCGGGCATCGGGAAGAGCCCAGTCCCGGCGGCGCCTCTCGGGGGAGCGAAACCCAGGAACTTCTGCAGATTGGTACGGGTGCTGATGGAGCAGAGGAAGTACAAGAACACCATGGAGCAGTCGGTGGGGTCGGTCCCGGGCAGGCCGCGGTGGGACGAGCGGAATGGGCGCGAAGGGGAGCTTGGCCACCACACGGCCCTCGAAGAGGGAGTTGAGGAGACCGAATACCACGAAGAGGACGGCCGCCACGACGGCGCCGGACTTGAACTTGGAGAGGGAGAGGTCGCGGGTGGCGTCCTTGAGGCTGGTCTCCACGCGGTCCATCTTCTTGGCTCGAGACGACGAAGACGACGACACGGACGAGGAGGACGGAGCGGAGGTGGGCTTCATGGAGTCGAGCTTCTTGGAGGCCTTATCGATGGAGGAGCGGAGGGACTTGTAGGTGGAGGTGCGGTAGATGAGTAGACAGGAGATGGCCTCGCAGACGGAGATGCCCACTACCACGAGGCTGTCGGCGTAGCGGAAGGACGAGAGGGCGGGAGACGCCGCCGTGGCCCGCCCATAAcccctgccgccgccgccgccgcgcggAGATCTTGCGTCGGGGGAGGTGCAGATCGCGAGGCCCCAAAAGGCGAAAGCCAAGTCTTTTCTTGACGCGCCCGGTGAGAGAGGAGGGCAAATAAGTCCAAACGCTATCAGAGGCGGGAAAGCTTTGTCTTATGCTAATGAGGAGGTTGGGTGTTAAAAAGGTTAGCTTCGACACAAGGGATCCCCCGTTGGCTCGGCGACAGGAAACGAACCAATCAACGTGAGTGGGACCTACGACTAATATAGTGCAAATAAACAACCAGCTTCCAATATCTAAGTCAAATGCCTCACTCACTAATGGATGATACTTCTGATATTAGGTCAACTCATCATCACCAGATTCCAATATCTTAGTTTTAGACGAGTATTTCAGGTTTTCAAAAGAAATATGGGGactaattaatattattaaaaaaaaaacaaatcattGACATGAAGGCAAATCATGTAACATCCCAACCATAGGAACTGAATGAGATATTTCACGTGGTCATGTTACTAAAGATCTATGGATTTCCTTATCTATAAGATTCTAATGACCCCTACATGAGAAACTCGCATCTATCACGGTCAGTGTATAGAAAGAAGATGCACACAGAATGTGAGGCCATGCAAATAGATTTACAAACAAGGAAAACAAATATAGTGAATCAGCCAGCACCAGGCGGATCTGATCCAGACATCATTGATGTACACGCTAATGTAAGATCACCTAAATAGCAGGAGAAGCCGCTGCTCTCGGAAACTTAGGAGGTATATTTTAGCTGAAATAAATATCATGATACAGTGCGTCCGTAGCAAATTGAAGCAAGATATAGATTCTTTGCCCACTTGTCCTGCACAAGACAAAAGAGAATAGTTGTCAATCTAGGAAAGACAACAACAAGCAAGTGCAGGTGGCAGAAAGAATAGTTGGAAATCGAAAAAAGTTGCCATAAACTTGAATTAAGGGTAGTATAATTCtgttatcttttctttttattcttattttagtCAGAATGCTATTCACAAACTACAAAGACATGGCCCAAACTTATTGCATATAACATGTTTTTTACTTGGAATATAGTGCAGTAGGAAATTGATATAAGTACCTTAACATGGGCACTTGGAAATGATGATGTCCGAAGGGTCTCTTGTGTCTCATCACCAGGCTTCCGCTTGGGCACACTGAGAATAAGGGCAGCCTGATCCCAGGTGGCAGCCATAGAAGTAATGCGATATCCGCCGTCCCAACGCCTGTGAATGCCCTCACTTGGATACAGGAAGTCTAATTCGACAACCTGCAAAAGCATCAATCCAGATGCAAGCCATTTCCGCTACATCAGATTCTAGTAGAGCATCAAATAATCAAATACTGAAGTAGCTCAGCTGTATAAACAAGTTAGTAGGATCTATATCTTTCATAAAAGACTACCAAACAGATTGCCACAAATGTAAatcagttagcatgatgattaacttGGTAATCTTGCAAATTATTCACATTTTAAGAACAATTTCACAGGGAAAATTCTCATTTGATACACATCACAATAtcattcatttaaatttaaggaagttGCATAACACCTGATCACTAAAACCAGCATTGCGTGACATGACGATGCCCCATCGTGTCCCAGCTGTTGCCATCGACGTGACATGAAATCCTTCTTTCCACTTCTTGTTTATCCATTTGAAGGGGAAAGACTCGCTTACTTTGTAAGACTGCTGAGTGTATTGGGTGCCTAAGGAGTTAAATTGCAGATACAATTAGAGATCAAAGATAAATTAGTGCATGGACCACATGGGCAATATTCAAGAAGATTTTAGCTCCGTTACA is from Musa acuminata AAA Group cultivar baxijiao chromosome BXJ1-6, Cavendish_Baxijiao_AAA, whole genome shotgun sequence and encodes:
- the LOC103987552 gene encoding metal tolerance protein 4; the encoded protein is MAGGENGRAEEENEVRAPLLAAVRRVPRKNSVNSMRGEFVARLPEKVKHGVDPERPFTIDVSRTRDLLEGEKEYYEKQFATLRSFEEVDSLNTPNVVDEALDLEEQRQSEFAMKISNYANIALLALKIYATIRSGSIAIAASTLDSLLDLMAGGILWFTHLSMKNINIYKYPIGKLRVQPVGIIVFAAIMATLGFQVFVQALERLIENKPADKMTSAQLVWLYSIMLTATFVKLALWLYCRTSGNKIVRAYAKDHYFDVVTNVLGLAAAILGDKFYWWIDPAGAIILAIYTITNWSGTVWENAVSLVGQSAPPEMLQKLTYLVIRHHPRIKRVDTVRAYTFGVLYFVEVDIELPEDLPLKEAHAIGESLQIKIEELPEVERAFVHLDFECDHKPEHSILVKLPNSQA